One genomic region from Chionomys nivalis chromosome 17, mChiNiv1.1, whole genome shotgun sequence encodes:
- the LOC130888677 gene encoding LOW QUALITY PROTEIN: F-box only protein 21-like (The sequence of the model RefSeq protein was modified relative to this genomic sequence to represent the inferred CDS: substituted 1 base at 1 genomic stop codon) — protein sequence MAAVAGDSAMEVVPALAEEAAAXAAGPSCLVQLPGEVLEYILCSGSLTALDIGRVSSTCRRLREVCQSSGQVWKEQFRVRWPSLMKHYSPTDYVNWLEEYKVRQKAGLEARKIVASFSKRFFSEHVPCNGFSDIENLEGPEIFFEDELVCILNMEGRKALTWKYYAKKILYYLRQQKILNNLKAFLQQPDDYESYLEGAVYIDQYCNPLSDISLRDIQAQIHSIVELVCKTLRGINSRHPSLTFRAGESSMIMEIELQSQVLDAINYVLYDQLKFKGNRMDYYNALNLYMHQVLTRRTGIPISMSLLYLTIARQLGVPLEPVNFPSHFLLRWCQGAEGATLDIFDYIYIDAFGKGKQLTVKECEYLIGQHVTAALYGVVNVKKVLQRMVGNLLSLGKREGIDQSYQLLRDSLDLYLAMYPDQVQLLLLQARLYFHLGIWPEKVLDILQHIQTLDPGQHGAVGYLVQHTLEHIERKKEEVGVEVKLRSEEKHRDVCYSIGLVMKHKRYGYNCVIYGWDPTCMMGHEWIRNMNVHSLPHGHHQPFYNVLVEDGSCRYAAQENLEYNVEPQEISHPDVGRYFSEFTGTHYIPNAELEIRYPEDLEFVYETVQNIYSAKEDTAE from the coding sequence ATGGCGGCGGTAGCGGGGGATAGCGCTATGGAGGTGGTGCCGGCGCTAGCCGAGGAGGCCGCAGCCTAGGCGGCGGGCCCCAGCTGCCTGGTGCAGCTGCCGGGCGAGGTGCTGGAGTACATCCTCTGCAGCGGCTCCCTCACGGCGCTCGACATCGGCCGCGTGTCCAGCACCTGCCGTCGCCTGCGCGAGGTGTGCCAGAGCAGCGGCCAGGTGTGGAAGGAGCAGTTCCGGGTGAGGTGGCCCTCTCTGATGAAGCACTACAGTCCCACCGACTACGTCAATTGGTTAGAGGAATATAAAGTTCGGCAGAAAGCTGGCTTAGAAGCCCGGAAGATTGTAGCCTCCTTCTCCAAACGGTTCTTTTCAGAGCATGTTCCTTGTAACGGCTTCAGTGACATTGAAAACCTCGAGGGGCCAGAGATCTTTTTTGAGGATGAGCTGGTGTGCATCCTAaacatggaaggaaggaaagctttGACCTGGAAATACTACGCAAAGAAAATTCTTTACTACCTGCGGCAGCAGAAAATTCTGAACAACCTCAAGGCTTTCCTGCAGCAGCCCGATGATTATGAGTCATATCTGGAAGGTGCCGTTTACATCGACCAGTACTGCAACCCTCTCTCCGACATCAGCCTCAGAGACATCCAGGCCCAGATCCACAGCATCGTGGAACTTGTATGCAAAACCCTCCGTGGTATCAACAGCCGCCACCCCAGCCTGACCTTCAGGGCAGGCGAGTCCTCCATGATAATGGAGATAGAACTCCAGAGCCAAGTTCTGGACGCCATCAACTATGTCCTGTATGACCAGCTGAAGTTCAAAGGGAACCGCATGGACTACTACAACGCCTTGAACCTGTACATGCACCAGGTATTGACCCGCAGAACAGGAATCCCCATCAGCATGTCTCTGCTATACCTGACCATCGCCCGGCAGCTGGGTGTCCCGCTGGAGCCTGTCAACTTCCCAAGCCACTTCCTCCTGAGGTGGTGCCAAGGCGCAGAAGGGGCAACCCTGGACATCTTTGACTACATCTACATAGATGCTTTTGGGAAGGGCAAGCAGCTCACAGTGAAGGAGTGTGAGTACTTGATTGGCCAGCACGTGACGGCGGCATTATATGGCGTGGTGAACGTGAAGAAAGTGCTGCAGCGGATGGTGGGCAACCTGTTGAGCCTGGGCAAGAGGGAAGGCATTGACCAGTCCTACCAGCTCCTCAGAGACTCTTTGGACCTGTACCTGGCAATGTACCCGGACCAGGTGCAGCTCCTGCTCCTCCAGGCCAGACTCTACTTCCACCTGGGCATCTGGCCAGAGAAGGTGCTTGACATCCTCCAGCACATCCAGACCCTCGACCCCGGGCAGCACGGGGCGGTGGGCTACCTAGTGCAGCACACACTAGAGCACATTGAGCGCAAGAAGGAGGAGGTAGGCGTGGAGGTGAAGCTGCGCTCTGAGGAGAAGCACAGAGATGTCTGCTACTCCATCGGGCTTGTTATGAAGCATAAGAGATACGGCTACAACTGTGTGATCTATGGCTGGGACCCCACCTGCATGATGGGGCACGAGTGGATTCGCAACATGAACGTGCACAGCCTGCCTCATGGCCACCATCAGCCCTTCTACAATGTTCTGGTGGAGGATGGCTCCTGCAGATATGCAGCCCAAGAGAACCTGGAATACAACGTGGAGCCTCAGGAAATCTCACACCCAGACGTGGGACGCTACTTCTCAGAGTTCACAGGCACGCACTACATCCCAAATGCAGAGCTGGAGATCCGGTACCCCGAGGACCTGGAGTTTGTGTACGAGACGGTGCAGAACATTTACAGTGCAAAGGAGGACACGGCTGAGTAG